The DNA region AGCGGGGCCAGCACGGCGCCCTCGCGCCAGGTCAGCTCGCCGAAGCCCTTGTTGTCCTCGTCGACCTCGCCGTGGAACACCCGCTGGTAGGCCCACAGCAGGTAGAGGGCGGCGAGGATCACGCCGGCCGCGGCCGCCACCGCCCACCACCGGCGGGTCAGGAACGAGCCGTTGAGCACCAGGAACTCGCCGACGAAGCCGTTGAGCCCGGGCAGGCCGATCGACGACAGCATCACCAGGGTGAACACCCCGGCGAAGATCGGGGCCACCCGCTGCAGGCCCCGCAGCGCAGCGATCTCGCGGGTGTGCCGGCGCTCGGAGATCATGCCGACCAGGAGGAACAGCGCGCCGGTCGAGACGCCGTGGTTGATGTTCTGCAGCAGCCCGCCCTGCACGCCCTGGGTGGTCATGGCGAAGGTGCCCAGCACGATGAAGCCCAGGTGGGCCACCGACGAGTAGGCCACCAGCCGCTTGAGGTCCTTCTGCATCGTGGCGACGATGGCGCCGTAGAGGATGCCGATGACGCCCAGGGTGACGAGCCCGGGGGCGAAGAAGTTGGCCGCGTCGGGGAACAGGTACAACCCGAACCGCAACAGGCCGTAGGTGCCCAGCTTGAGCATGACCCCGGCCAGGATCACCGACCCGGCCGTCGGGGCCTGGGTGTGGGCGTCGGGCAGCCACGTGTGCAGCGGGAACAGGGGCACCTTGATGGCGAAGGCGATGGCGAAGGCCAGGAACAGCCAGCGCGCCGTGGTGGTGGCGATCTCGCCCTGCTGCGAGGCGATGGTGACCAGGTCGAAGGTGACCTGCCCGGTGGCCCGCCCGTGGAGCACGGCGGTGGCGATGAGGCCGACCAGCATGAAGGCCGAGCCGAACATCGTGTACAGGAAGAACTTCATCGAGGCGTAGCGCCGCTCGGCGTAGCCCCACCCGCTGATGAGGAAGTACATCGGCACCAGCACGATCTCGAACATCACGAAGAAGACGAAGAGGTCGAGGGCCAGGAACACGCCCAGGCAGCCCGC from Acidimicrobiales bacterium includes:
- a CDS encoding NADH-quinone oxidoreductase subunit M gives rise to the protein MSAVLAATEGAHATFPLLTTLVVLPAAGALVVGLLSKRRPELCRTVALLVSVLTGALTIATLVAFEAGGAEFQMVEQYSWIRDLGISWHLGVDGISLFLLVMTGVLFPIAIIGAPAPHDEKPFLAWLLLLEAGCLGVFLALDLFVFFVMFEIVLVPMYFLISGWGYAERRYASMKFFLYTMFGSAFMLVGLIATAVLHGRATGQVTFDLVTIASQQGEIATTTARWLFLAFAIAFAIKVPLFPLHTWLPDAHTQAPTAGSVILAGVMLKLGTYGLLRFGLYLFPDAANFFAPGLVTLGVIGILYGAIVATMQKDLKRLVAYSSVAHLGFIVLGTFAMTTQGVQGGLLQNINHGVSTGALFLLVGMISERRHTREIAALRGLQRVAPIFAGVFTLVMLSSIGLPGLNGFVGEFLVLNGSFLTRRWWAVAAAAGVILAALYLLWAYQRVFHGEVDEDNKGFGELTWREGAVLAPLLGLIVFMGIYPKPVLERMEPAVDRLIAHVEGNSDFVSPSVEEPAPVDHEEAEPSGDDDADAADGADEHAEAGK